A genomic region of Lates calcarifer isolate ASB-BC8 linkage group LG9, TLL_Latcal_v3, whole genome shotgun sequence contains the following coding sequences:
- the LOC108887017 gene encoding sodium channel subunit beta-3 isoform X2, translated as MTHSVSVSKPEQVKVTSGSNAVLRCQSPRGADIKTIEWTRPDLEVDGYIFFYENNRRQDKYQHPSFHGRVELENESAIKDGDVSVSLKNVTEQDAGTYVCLVSLKKTRRSRRDIPEQLSTITLTVQEPDRWPKVLQSGGVRNEFAGQDGRSVHPPVGVVFFVRNGQVVQIFLLCGVETAGLHNERLLTTECPSVVSVPSHQEHLSLNLSG; from the exons ATGACACACAGCGTTTCTGTTTCTAAACCTG AACAAGTGAAGGTGACATCTGGGAGTAATGCTGTCCTGAGATGCCAAAGCCCCAGAGGTGCAGACATCAAGACCATAGAGTGGACCAGACCTGACCTGGAGGTAGACGGCTACATCTTCTTCTACGAAAACAACCGCAGACAAGACAAATACCAGCACCCGTCCTTTCACGGCCGTGTGGAGCTGGAGAACGAATCCGCCATCAAGGACGGCGACGTCTCCGTGAGTCTGAAGAACGTCACAGAACAAGACGCCGGAACCTACGTCTGCCTGGTTTCTCTGAAGAAAACAAGACGCAGCAGGAGGGACATACCTGAGCAGCTCAGCACCATCACCCTGACAGTCCAGGAGCCAG ATCGATGGCCTAAAGTACTTCAGAGTGGAGGAGTCAGGAATGAGTTTGCTGGTCAGGATGGTCGGTCTGTCCACCCTCCTGTtggtgttgttttctttgtgagaAACGGTCAAGTTGTTCAGATATTTCTCCTGTGTGGTGTGGAAACAGCAGGTTTACACAATGAGAGGCTGTTAACGACTGAATGTCCATCGGTTGTCTCTGTCCCTTCACATCAAGAACACCTGAGCCTAAATCTAAGTGGTTAG
- the LOC108887017 gene encoding sodium channel subunit beta-3 isoform X1, with translation MAAVTSAPFVALLASSWIIVCLAAEEQVKVTSGSNAVLRCQSPRGADIKTIEWTRPDLEVDGYIFFYENNRRQDKYQHPSFHGRVELENESAIKDGDVSVSLKNVTEQDAGTYVCLVSLKKTRRSRRDIPEQLSTITLTVQEPDRWPKVLQSGGVRNEFAGQDGRSVHPPVGVVFFVRNGQVVQIFLLCGVETAGLHNERLLTTECPSVVSVPSHQEHLSLNLSG, from the exons ATGGCCGCTGTAACATCTGCGCCATTTGTGGCTCTTTTGGCGTCTTCATGGATTATTGTGTGTTTGGCGGCGGAGG AACAAGTGAAGGTGACATCTGGGAGTAATGCTGTCCTGAGATGCCAAAGCCCCAGAGGTGCAGACATCAAGACCATAGAGTGGACCAGACCTGACCTGGAGGTAGACGGCTACATCTTCTTCTACGAAAACAACCGCAGACAAGACAAATACCAGCACCCGTCCTTTCACGGCCGTGTGGAGCTGGAGAACGAATCCGCCATCAAGGACGGCGACGTCTCCGTGAGTCTGAAGAACGTCACAGAACAAGACGCCGGAACCTACGTCTGCCTGGTTTCTCTGAAGAAAACAAGACGCAGCAGGAGGGACATACCTGAGCAGCTCAGCACCATCACCCTGACAGTCCAGGAGCCAG ATCGATGGCCTAAAGTACTTCAGAGTGGAGGAGTCAGGAATGAGTTTGCTGGTCAGGATGGTCGGTCTGTCCACCCTCCTGTtggtgttgttttctttgtgagaAACGGTCAAGTTGTTCAGATATTTCTCCTGTGTGGTGTGGAAACAGCAGGTTTACACAATGAGAGGCTGTTAACGACTGAATGTCCATCGGTTGTCTCTGTCCCTTCACATCAAGAACACCTGAGCCTAAATCTAAGTGGTTAG